A window from Micromonospora terminaliae encodes these proteins:
- a CDS encoding AfsR/SARP family transcriptional regulator, with protein MAVEFRVLGDLDVRIDGRAVGIGHARQQYVLAALLVEPNRAVATGQLISRVWGDEVPDGAAVTVRGYLSRLRQALAGAEDVRIVRRHPGYLLAVDPDRVDLHRFRELTEQAGRTDDDATAISCLEQALGLWRGEAFDGLATPWLVAYRQTLDRQRLAAALDRNDLALRHGQHGRLLPDVLALSSRYPWDERLAAQAMLALYRCGRQADALEQFHQMRRRLAAEVGTDPSPPLALLYQQILTADPVLAAPDIRVAGGAEPAAATGPPPGQPSAAQHAGTVPRQLPASPGVFAGRTAQLARLDEQLGDAAHPDGGSPVVISSIGGGGGVGKTWLALRWAHANADRFPDGQLYANLRGFDPTAHPVEWPAVVRGFLEALGVEPARVPPEPEAQASLYRTLVAGRRMLVVLDDARDAATVIPLLPGTPTSAVLVTSRRQLASLVTTHGARPLPLDVLPDGEAHELIVRQVGAARVARQPDAVADILRFCGGLPLALGIVAARAALRPDLALSSIAAELTTGASPLDVLDGDEVTTNLRVVLSSSVRALTPAAAEVFTLLGLAPGPDISRAAAASLTARTPDELRPLLRELVDAHLVQEHVAGRYRMHDLVRVFAVERTAGDPAGSRAALCRLVDHHLHTAHAAALLLSPQRDPLTLPPAGPGVAAERLEDLAAALAWFTREHQVLLATIEYAGGNGLDAPTGQLSWTLATYFDRQGHWHDWATVARRAVESTRRLGDRPAQAQAHRLLAGACSNLGWYAEAQTNLLAALDLFAALGDDEGRAHTHFDLSMLQDRQRQPREALPHARRSLALYERVGSPLKQAVALNAIGWYHSQLGEHHEAITFCRQALALSQQVGSAYGQANTWDSIGFAHHHLGEYEQAVDCFQEALRLFAEMGDRHAEGIVLDHLGDTWAAAGRPDAARDSWRRSLALFEELGHTDSEAVRRKLTACPER; from the coding sequence GTGGCGGTGGAGTTCCGGGTACTCGGCGACCTGGACGTCCGGATCGACGGCCGGGCGGTCGGGATCGGTCACGCCCGTCAGCAGTACGTCCTCGCCGCCCTGCTGGTCGAGCCCAACCGTGCGGTCGCGACCGGACAGCTCATCAGCCGGGTCTGGGGCGACGAGGTTCCGGACGGCGCCGCGGTCACCGTGCGCGGCTACCTGTCCCGGCTCCGCCAGGCGCTGGCCGGCGCGGAGGACGTCCGCATCGTCCGGCGCCATCCCGGCTACCTGCTCGCGGTCGACCCGGACCGCGTCGACCTGCACCGCTTCCGCGAGCTGACCGAGCAGGCCGGGCGCACTGACGACGACGCCACCGCGATCAGCTGCCTGGAGCAGGCGCTGGGGCTCTGGCGCGGCGAAGCGTTCGACGGGCTGGCCACACCGTGGTTGGTGGCCTACCGGCAGACCCTCGACCGGCAGCGACTCGCGGCCGCGCTGGACCGCAACGACCTGGCGCTGCGCCACGGCCAGCACGGGCGCCTGCTCCCCGACGTCCTGGCGCTGAGCAGCCGGTACCCGTGGGACGAGCGCCTCGCGGCGCAGGCGATGCTCGCCTTGTACCGGTGCGGGCGGCAGGCCGACGCGCTCGAGCAGTTCCACCAGATGCGCCGCCGGCTGGCTGCCGAGGTCGGCACGGATCCCAGCCCGCCCCTGGCACTGCTCTACCAGCAGATCCTCACCGCCGACCCGGTGCTCGCGGCGCCGGACATCCGCGTGGCGGGTGGCGCCGAACCGGCCGCGGCTACCGGCCCGCCGCCTGGCCAGCCCAGCGCGGCACAGCATGCGGGCACCGTGCCCCGGCAGCTACCGGCATCGCCCGGGGTCTTCGCCGGCCGGACCGCCCAGCTCGCGCGCCTCGACGAACAACTCGGCGACGCGGCGCACCCGGACGGCGGGTCACCGGTGGTGATCTCGTCCATCGGTGGCGGCGGCGGGGTCGGCAAGACCTGGCTCGCCCTGCGGTGGGCGCACGCCAACGCCGACCGCTTTCCCGACGGGCAGCTCTACGCCAACCTGCGCGGCTTCGACCCGACCGCGCACCCCGTGGAATGGCCGGCGGTGGTGCGCGGCTTCCTCGAAGCGCTCGGTGTCGAACCGGCACGCGTCCCGCCCGAGCCGGAGGCCCAGGCGTCGCTGTACCGCACGCTCGTCGCCGGCCGCCGGATGCTCGTCGTCCTCGACGACGCCCGCGACGCCGCCACCGTGATCCCGCTGCTGCCCGGCACCCCCACAAGCGCGGTCCTGGTGACCAGCCGCCGGCAGTTGGCCAGCCTCGTCACCACCCACGGCGCACGACCGCTGCCGCTGGACGTGCTGCCCGACGGCGAGGCACACGAGCTGATCGTCCGGCAGGTCGGTGCCGCGCGGGTGGCGCGGCAGCCGGACGCCGTCGCCGACATCCTGCGGTTCTGCGGCGGCCTGCCGCTGGCTCTCGGGATCGTGGCGGCCCGCGCCGCGCTCCGCCCCGACCTCGCCCTGTCATCGATCGCGGCGGAGCTGACCACCGGAGCCAGCCCGCTGGACGTGCTCGACGGCGACGAGGTGACAACGAACCTGCGGGTGGTGCTGTCCAGCTCGGTGCGGGCGCTGACACCCGCGGCGGCGGAGGTCTTCACGCTGCTCGGCCTGGCCCCGGGCCCGGACATCAGTCGCGCCGCCGCGGCCAGCCTGACCGCCCGTACGCCGGACGAGCTGCGCCCGCTGCTGCGCGAGCTCGTCGACGCGCACCTCGTCCAGGAGCACGTCGCGGGTCGGTACCGCATGCACGACCTGGTCCGGGTGTTCGCGGTCGAACGGACAGCCGGGGACCCGGCCGGTTCCCGCGCCGCGCTGTGCCGGCTGGTCGACCACCACCTGCACACCGCGCACGCGGCGGCGCTGCTGCTGTCCCCGCAGCGCGATCCGCTGACCCTGCCCCCCGCCGGACCCGGGGTGGCCGCCGAGCGGCTCGAGGACCTCGCGGCGGCGCTGGCCTGGTTCACCCGCGAGCACCAGGTGCTTCTCGCGACCATCGAGTACGCCGGCGGCAACGGTCTCGACGCCCCGACCGGGCAGCTCTCGTGGACCCTGGCCACCTACTTCGACCGGCAGGGCCACTGGCACGACTGGGCCACGGTGGCCCGCCGGGCGGTCGAGTCGACCCGGCGGCTGGGTGACCGCCCGGCACAGGCCCAGGCGCACCGGCTCCTGGCCGGGGCGTGCTCCAACCTCGGCTGGTACGCCGAGGCGCAGACCAACCTGCTCGCGGCACTGGACCTGTTCGCCGCGCTGGGTGACGACGAGGGGCGGGCGCACACCCACTTCGACCTCAGCATGCTCCAGGACCGGCAGCGGCAGCCCCGCGAGGCCCTCCCGCACGCGCGGCGCAGCCTCGCCCTCTACGAGCGGGTCGGTAGCCCGCTCAAGCAGGCGGTCGCGCTCAACGCGATCGGCTGGTACCACTCCCAGCTCGGCGAGCACCACGAGGCGATCACCTTCTGCCGCCAGGCGCTCGCCCTGTCCCAGCAGGTCGGCAGCGCCTACGGGCAGGCCAACACGTGGGACAGCATCGGCTTCGCCCACCACCACCTGGGCGAGTACGAGCAGGCCGTCGACTGCTTCCAGGAGGCGCTGCGCCTCTTCGCCGAGATGGGTGACCGGCACGCCGAAGGCATCGTGCTGGACCATCTCGGCGACACGTGGGCCGCCGCCGGCCGGCCGGACGCCGCCCGGGACTCCTGGCGGCGGTCCCTCGCGCTGTTCGAGGAGCTCGGCCACACCGACTCCGAGGCGGTACGGCGGAAGCTGACCGCGTGCCCCGAACGGTGA
- a CDS encoding calcium-binding protein: MRHRFLSTPRTGRRLTPAVGTLVLAAAGLTGVAAPPASAAAVVVPADCGPYSGAPVPAGYSTQFVPAGGLYTSSNNNGREFIIGTTGRDVIVGSVNDDIICGRDGNDDIQANSGDDIVYGGAVGDSIWGDLGDDNLHGDGGADTIHGDRFIGPSALDGNDRVDGGSNDDHLFGDQGGDTLVGGPGLLDDGDGGPDAVFDDCRPTVDIPVNCP, from the coding sequence ATGCGACACCGTTTCCTCTCCACACCGCGTACCGGCCGCCGGCTCACCCCGGCGGTCGGGACGCTCGTCCTGGCCGCCGCGGGGCTGACCGGCGTCGCCGCACCGCCGGCGTCCGCGGCCGCCGTGGTGGTCCCCGCCGACTGCGGCCCGTACTCGGGGGCGCCGGTGCCGGCCGGATACAGCACGCAGTTCGTTCCCGCCGGCGGGCTCTACACCAGCAGCAACAACAACGGCCGGGAGTTCATCATCGGCACGACCGGTCGCGACGTCATCGTCGGGAGCGTCAACGACGACATCATCTGCGGGCGCGACGGGAACGACGATATCCAGGCGAACAGCGGCGACGACATCGTCTACGGCGGGGCGGTCGGCGACAGCATCTGGGGTGACCTCGGTGACGACAACCTCCACGGCGACGGCGGCGCCGACACCATCCACGGGGACCGGTTCATCGGGCCGAGCGCCCTGGACGGCAACGACCGCGTGGACGGCGGGAGCAACGACGACCACCTCTTCGGTGACCAGGGCGGGGACACCCTGGTCGGCGGTCCGGGTCTCCTCGACGACGGTGACGGCGGCCCGGACGCCGTGTTCGACGACTGCCGGCCCACCGTGGACATCCCCGTCAACTGCCCCTGA